The Tessaracoccus flavus genome includes the window CATCCCCTGCTCGGCCACCGCCGGGACTCAGATTGACGAAGTGCGCGATGCACTCCTCAACCTGCTCCCCGAAGGCCCCATGTACTACCCGGACGGGGAGATCACCGACGAACCCGAGGAGACGCTCATCGCAGAGCTGATCCGCGAGGCGGCCCTGGAGGGGGTGCGCGATGAACTGCCGCACTCGATCGCCGTGGTGATCGACGAGATCCTCCCTCGACCGGATCGGCCGGAGGACAAGCCGCTGACCGACATCTTCGCTTCCATCGTCGTGGAGCGCGAATCTCAGAAGGGGATCATCATCGGGCACCGCGGCGCCCGCCTGAAGGAGATCGGGGCGACGGCCCGCGAGCAGATCAACCGGCTGCTGGGGACCAGGGTTCACCTCAGCCTCCACGTCAAGGTGCTCAAGGAGTGGCAACGCGACGCGAAATACCTCAACCGGCTCGGCTTCTGACGAGCCTGATGCGCGGCCGCTCAACAGAGTTGATCGAATGTTGAGCTGTGAAGGGCGAGGTCGCGCCCTTTGTCGACCAGAAACTGTGCACATTTCTTGCGCGGAATGCCCTAGTTGGTAACTATTTGGTCACGAGGCTGTGTCGATGCATTGATACCCCAATGACGGATTCCTAGTATCAAGGCAACGGCCAATCACCCCTGGTTGTCTCTCCAACGAAAGGAAGATCACGTGAAGCGTGTTCTCAAGTTCGGCGCAGCCGCCATCGTCGGCGCTCTCGCGCTGTCTGCATGCGGTGGCGACAACACCGCTGATCGGACCACTGATCCCACGACCGCCGGCGGCGAAACCACCGCTGCCGGCAGCGAGGCCGCCGTCGATCCGGGCTCGCTCGAGACCACGATCAAGATCCTCGCCCCGTCGTACTCCGATTCGTCTGAGGCCGATTGGCAGACCATCATCGACAAGTTCAACGAGGAGTACCCGAACGTTGACGTCGAGCTCCAGATCGCGGGTTGGGAGGGCTTCACGCAGACCGTGCAGGGCCGCATCCAGTCCAACGACCTGCCCGACATCCTCAACGACAACGCGTTCGCCTCTGCGGCGGCCGAGGGGCTGCTCTACCCGATCGACGAGGTCCTTTCCCAGGAGACTCTCGACGCCATCGAGCCTTCCCTGCTCGCCAACGGCGTCGGCACCGACGGGGTCCAGTGGGCCGCGCCTGACATCGCGACCGCTCGCCTGATGGCCTACAACAAGGACCTGTTCGAGGAGGCCGGTATCGAGGCTCCGCCCACCACGTGGGCCGAACTCGAAGAGGCGTCCGCCAAGATCGTCGCCCTCGGCGACGACCGTTACGGCTACGGCATGCCGCTCGGCTCGGAAGAGGCTCAGGTCGAGTCCTCCCTGTGGCTGTGGGGCGCGGGCGGCGACTGGGTCGACGGTGACACCCTCAACGCTGACACCGAAGCCGCTGCTGAGGCGTTCGCTCAGATGAAGAAGATGCACGCTGAGGGCTACACCCAGTCGCGTCTCGAGGACAACCGTCAGGATGTCGCCACGCTGTTCCAGAACGGCCAGCTCGGCATGATGATGGCGCACTCCGCCATCGTCAACGACGCTGTCGACAAGGGCATCGATGTGGGCCTGGCCCCCATCCCGTCCAAGTCCGGCGAGGGCGTTGCGCTCGGTGTGACCGACTTCATCGTCGCGTTCAACAACGAGGACGCTGATCGCAAGGCCGCCACCAAGGCCTTCCTCGACCTCCTCTACTCCGACGAGATGTACGAGGCCTGGTACAAGGGCACCGGCCTTCTTCCCGTCACCTCCTCGATGATCGAGAAGGGTGTCTCCGAGGGCGACGAGATCGAAGCCGGCTTCCTCGAGGCTCTGCCGCTGGTCAAGTTCCTCCCCGTCGGCTACGCCGAGTGGGACGCGCTCCAGGGCGCGCTTCAGGGCGAGGCCTACAAGGTGAGCACGGACGATCCGGCCACCCTCCTCGCCCAGATCCAGGCAATGGCTGACGCTCAGGCCTGATCCCGAGCAGAATTGCGGGGTGGTGCAGTCCTCTGTGCCACCCCGCACCCATGCTCACCCCATTGACCACAACCCATCGAAGGGACGACGAAGGTGTCGTTAGCGGCTCCCCCCAAGACAGTGGAGATTGCCAAGAAGAGGCGTGGTGCCTCTCGCGTTCGAGAAGGCGTGCGGGCGCTGCCCTGGCTCGTCCCGACCCTCATCCTGATCTTCGGGGTCGTGTTGTTCCCAGCCGGCCTCATGGTGTACACCTCGTTCTTCCGCTTCAACGCCAGAGGAATCCAGCGCGGCGACGAGCCCATCGGCTTCGACAACTACACGGGCACCGCTGGTGCGTTGACGTTTCCGGGCGTACCGATCCAACAGATCATCATCAACACGCTCCTGTGGGTCGTGGTTGTGGTTGTGGTCACGGTGCTGCTGTCGCTTGCGCTGGCTCAGTTCCTGAACAAGGAGTTCCGTGGGCGAAAGCTCATCCGGCTCTTCATCATTCTTCCCTGGGCCTGCTCCGTCGTCATGACGGCGACGGTGTTCCGCTACGGGCTCGACGAGCGGGTCGGCCTCTTCAACCGTCTGCTGGTGGACACCGGAATCCTCGACACGATGCAGGCTTGGACGAAGGATCCCATCCCTGCGTTCTGGGTCTCGGTGTTCGTCGCGATCTACGTCTCCCTGCCGTTCACCACCTACACGGTCTTGGCCGGGCTGCAGTCGGTGCCAGTGGACGTCCTCGAGGCGGCGCACGTCGACGGCGCACACTCGGCGCAGCGGTACTGGTTCATCGTCCTCCCGTTGCTGCGGCCTGCGATTGCGGTGGCTGCGCTCATCAACATCATCAACGTCTTCAACTCACTGCCCATCCTACGTGTGCTCCAGGCGACGCCCGGGTACCACGACGGTCACATCACGACGACGTTGATGTACGAGTACCAGGTACGGCTGGGCCCCGGCGTCTCGTCGGCTCTGTCGGTACTCAACTTCCTGTTCTGTCTTGTGATCATCGCCATTTACCTGGCGGTTGTCAGGCCCACGAAGGAGGTGGCCTGAGCCATGGCGAAGGTCCAGTCTGAACACAAACTTCGCGGCGGCATCAACAAGCCCCCGAACCCGTGGCTCATCGCGCTCGGCGCGATCGTCATCGTCCTGTTCTTCTCGTTCCCGTACCTGCTGAT containing:
- a CDS encoding ABC transporter substrate-binding protein; its protein translation is MKRVLKFGAAAIVGALALSACGGDNTADRTTDPTTAGGETTAAGSEAAVDPGSLETTIKILAPSYSDSSEADWQTIIDKFNEEYPNVDVELQIAGWEGFTQTVQGRIQSNDLPDILNDNAFASAAAEGLLYPIDEVLSQETLDAIEPSLLANGVGTDGVQWAAPDIATARLMAYNKDLFEEAGIEAPPTTWAELEEASAKIVALGDDRYGYGMPLGSEEAQVESSLWLWGAGGDWVDGDTLNADTEAAAEAFAQMKKMHAEGYTQSRLEDNRQDVATLFQNGQLGMMMAHSAIVNDAVDKGIDVGLAPIPSKSGEGVALGVTDFIVAFNNEDADRKAATKAFLDLLYSDEMYEAWYKGTGLLPVTSSMIEKGVSEGDEIEAGFLEALPLVKFLPVGYAEWDALQGALQGEAYKVSTDDPATLLAQIQAMADAQA
- a CDS encoding carbohydrate ABC transporter permease gives rise to the protein MRALPWLVPTLILIFGVVLFPAGLMVYTSFFRFNARGIQRGDEPIGFDNYTGTAGALTFPGVPIQQIIINTLLWVVVVVVVTVLLSLALAQFLNKEFRGRKLIRLFIILPWACSVVMTATVFRYGLDERVGLFNRLLVDTGILDTMQAWTKDPIPAFWVSVFVAIYVSLPFTTYTVLAGLQSVPVDVLEAAHVDGAHSAQRYWFIVLPLLRPAIAVAALINIINVFNSLPILRVLQATPGYHDGHITTTLMYEYQVRLGPGVSSALSVLNFLFCLVIIAIYLAVVRPTKEVA